A single region of the Streptococcus sanguinis genome encodes:
- a CDS encoding AAA family ATPase: MKEKIAIVFGTFAPLHQGHIDLIQKAKRSYDKVRVVVSGYQGDRGQEVGLSLQKRFRYTRETFADDELTQVYKLDETSFPRYPLGWDKWLSALLELVSYDAEREELIFFVGEADYQEELEKRAFKTSLQERQFGISATMIRENLSLYWKYIAQPFRRHFTKKVLIMGSASNGKTTLAKDLARFYDAPVSLEYAREYQIQNNVRDDELTPKDYYYLLLGQYAQTSRLIDSSANRGLVVADTNSLVTKAYYDYYLKESPVQDEETDTFDNLFASILSKEKWDLILFAEPVGTYVNDGFRDMSMADEAIRSDFSSHLKRLKEQCLAHIPTVYLAGSYLDNYQAAKEAIDMIYQAD; this comes from the coding sequence ATGAAAGAAAAAATTGCAATCGTCTTTGGAACATTTGCTCCCTTGCATCAGGGGCATATTGATTTGATACAGAAGGCTAAGCGTTCTTACGATAAGGTACGCGTGGTGGTTTCAGGTTATCAGGGAGATCGTGGGCAGGAAGTGGGTCTGTCTCTGCAGAAGCGATTCCGTTATACGCGGGAGACTTTCGCAGATGATGAATTGACTCAGGTTTACAAACTGGATGAAACTTCCTTTCCCCGCTATCCTCTGGGTTGGGACAAGTGGCTGTCAGCTCTATTAGAGTTGGTGAGCTATGATGCAGAACGGGAGGAACTGATTTTCTTTGTTGGTGAGGCTGACTATCAGGAAGAGTTAGAAAAGCGTGCTTTCAAAACTTCCTTGCAGGAGCGACAGTTTGGTATCTCAGCTACGATGATTCGGGAAAATCTTAGTCTTTATTGGAAATATATAGCCCAGCCTTTCCGCCGTCACTTTACCAAGAAAGTGCTGATTATGGGTAGTGCCAGCAATGGTAAAACGACCTTGGCTAAGGATTTGGCTCGCTTTTATGATGCTCCGGTTAGTCTGGAATATGCTCGAGAATACCAGATTCAAAATAACGTGCGAGACGATGAGCTGACTCCTAAAGACTACTATTATCTGCTCTTAGGACAATATGCTCAGACTTCCAGATTAATTGACAGCAGCGCCAACCGTGGTCTGGTCGTGGCTGATACAAATTCTCTGGTAACCAAGGCTTACTATGATTACTATCTGAAAGAAAGTCCAGTTCAGGACGAAGAAACAGATACCTTTGACAATCTCTTTGCCAGTATTTTGTCCAAGGAAAAATGGGATTTGATTCTCTTTGCTGAGCCGGTCGGCACCTATGTTAACGATGGTTTTCGCGATATGAGCATGGCAGACGAGGCTATCCGCAGTGATTTTTCCAGCCATCTAAAAAGGCTGAAAGAGCAGTGCTTGGCTCATATTCCGACGGTCTATCTAGCTGGTAGTTATTTGGATAATTACCAGGCGGCCAAAGAAGCGATTGACATGATTTATCAAGCGGATTAA
- the pnuC gene encoding nicotinamide riboside transporter PnuC encodes MVVKNQKLAPAALYAGLKQKSQTFARNFRNVCAEAKKQGFSGIAKLFWQDLFGGRSLTQWLYLIVLSSLPFILEFTSGQEQHDWLGLFASWTGIVCVILVAEGRASNYLFGAVNSAIYLILSFNASFYGEVLTTVYFFIMQPIGLYTWLSNRVNEQDKEEPSHFEAKKLDWRGWLKYLALTALIWIGMGFAYKSIHSHRPFRDSVTDATNGIGQLLMTGLYREQWIFWIATNLFSIYLWWGSNLHIQAMYWVYTLNSIVGWYQWTKAVKKA; translated from the coding sequence ATGGTAGTAAAAAATCAAAAACTCGCTCCTGCAGCTCTTTACGCAGGACTGAAACAAAAATCTCAAACTTTTGCTCGGAATTTCCGCAATGTCTGTGCGGAAGCTAAAAAACAAGGTTTTAGTGGCATAGCGAAATTGTTCTGGCAGGATTTATTTGGCGGGCGCAGCTTGACTCAATGGCTCTACTTGATTGTTCTTTCCAGTCTGCCTTTCATTCTGGAGTTCACCAGTGGTCAGGAGCAGCATGATTGGCTGGGACTCTTTGCTTCCTGGACAGGCATTGTCTGCGTCATTCTAGTAGCCGAGGGGCGGGCTAGCAATTATCTCTTCGGAGCTGTTAATTCGGCAATTTACCTTATATTGTCCTTCAATGCTAGCTTTTATGGAGAAGTACTGACTACAGTCTACTTCTTTATCATGCAGCCAATCGGTCTCTACACTTGGTTGTCCAACCGGGTCAATGAACAAGATAAGGAAGAACCGTCTCATTTTGAAGCTAAGAAGTTAGACTGGCGTGGCTGGCTTAAATATTTGGCCTTGACGGCTTTGATTTGGATTGGTATGGGCTTTGCCTATAAGAGCATTCACAGTCACCGTCCTTTCCGTGATAGTGTGACAGATGCGACCAATGGTATCGGTCAGCTTCTTATGACTGGTCTCTACCGCGAGCAGTGGATTTTCTGGATTGCGACCAATCTCTTCAGTATCTATCTCTGGTGGGGTAGCAACCTTCATATCCAGGCTATGTACTGGGTCTATACCCTTAATAGTATCGTTGGATGGTATCAGTGGACCAAGGCGGTGAAGAAAGCTTAG
- a CDS encoding NUDIX domain-containing protein, whose amino-acid sequence MTKQDIPAGMSEKEYYETMADESAFLAWYKTQDLPKYETPSVTADMVSYCFVEGQIKLLVIKRKAHPYQNKYALVGGFVDKHEDAYQACIREVKEEVGLEIPLEKVEQLMTVSTPGRDPRGWVITIAHLVYLPAIAVDQAQAGDDAKEVTFLDVDFKTRSFRDGERILTAEDFAFDHYQILLESIKRIQGRLDWNPTFLHLLESPFTVYEGTELVNLITPRRPIVSNNFLVKFGEYLEEAGVKRVPKKKPRKVYRLKAEKPD is encoded by the coding sequence ATGACCAAACAGGATATCCCAGCGGGAATGTCGGAAAAAGAGTACTATGAAACCATGGCGGATGAGTCCGCCTTTTTGGCATGGTACAAGACACAGGATTTACCCAAGTATGAAACGCCTAGTGTAACAGCGGATATGGTGTCCTACTGCTTCGTGGAAGGGCAGATAAAACTCTTGGTCATCAAGCGCAAGGCCCACCCTTATCAGAATAAATATGCTTTGGTCGGAGGTTTTGTAGACAAGCATGAGGATGCTTATCAAGCTTGTATTCGGGAAGTTAAGGAAGAGGTGGGGCTGGAGATACCGCTGGAAAAGGTGGAACAACTGATGACGGTATCTACTCCAGGACGTGATCCGCGCGGTTGGGTCATCACCATTGCCCATCTGGTCTATCTGCCGGCCATAGCAGTAGACCAAGCACAAGCTGGGGATGATGCCAAGGAAGTCACCTTTCTTGATGTAGATTTTAAGACAAGGAGTTTTAGAGACGGTGAGCGAATCCTGACAGCAGAGGACTTTGCCTTTGACCACTACCAAATCCTGTTGGAATCTATCAAGCGGATTCAGGGGCGACTGGACTGGAATCCAACTTTTCTCCATTTGCTAGAATCACCGTTTACTGTCTATGAAGGGACTGAGTTGGTCAATCTCATCACGCCTAGACGACCTATTGTCAGCAATAATTTTCTAGTGAAATTTGGAGAATACCTAGAGGAGGCTGGTGTTAAGCGCGTGCCAAAGAAGAAGCCGAGAAAAGTGTATCGGCTGAAGGCAGAAAAACCAGATTAA
- a CDS encoding DUF6287 domain-containing protein: protein MIDIVKLQCYNNVTKRFLNITRRQKMKTRTYTKMMAAAVLASSLLLGACGKKEESATSASSSKTVQASSSSKVASSSKASASPKASNSASSEGAVSQPGQTQAPASQQQSTVEEPQAQQPQPQQASGRQNTQNQATQPAQAPESNRQLQNKQAASNARYKGVLTMVDGDFSAAAGTWKDANGNTVTVSGNGQFTVQSADGKTDNYSIASYSYTLDDGKYNAQLSGQGNANLQITTGADGSVTSVVVTQP from the coding sequence ATGATTGACATAGTAAAATTACAGTGTTACAATAATGTTACAAAAAGATTTCTTAATATTACAAGGAGACAAAAGATGAAAACACGTACTTATACAAAAATGATGGCAGCTGCAGTTCTGGCTTCTAGTTTGCTTTTAGGGGCATGTGGTAAGAAAGAAGAAAGTGCAACAAGTGCTAGTTCTAGCAAGACTGTTCAAGCTTCTTCTAGCTCAAAAGTTGCGTCATCCAGCAAGGCCAGCGCTTCTCCTAAGGCTAGCAATAGCGCTTCTTCAGAAGGAGCAGTTAGCCAGCCTGGACAAACCCAAGCTCCTGCCAGTCAGCAACAGTCTACTGTAGAAGAGCCTCAAGCCCAACAACCGCAGCCGCAGCAAGCCTCAGGTCGACAAAACACTCAGAATCAAGCAACTCAACCAGCCCAAGCGCCCGAAAGCAATCGCCAGCTTCAGAATAAACAGGCAGCCAGCAATGCTCGCTATAAAGGTGTCTTGACTATGGTGGATGGGGATTTCTCAGCCGCTGCTGGAACTTGGAAGGATGCCAATGGAAATACTGTGACTGTATCAGGTAATGGTCAATTCACAGTCCAGTCTGCAGATGGAAAAACAGATAATTATTCCATCGCTTCTTACTCTTATACACTGGATGATGGCAAATACAATGCGCAGTTAAGCGGGCAAGGCAATGCCAATTTGCAGATTACAACAGGAGCAGATGGTTCAGTGACAAGCGTTGTGGTGACTCAGCCCTAA
- the dusB gene encoding tRNA dihydrouridine synthase DusB, which yields MTNLNTPFMIGNVEIPNRTVLAPMAGVTNSAFRTIAKELGAGLVVMEMVSDKGIQYNNEKTLHMLHIDEGENPVSIQLFGSDEDSLARAAEFIQENTKTDIVDINMGCPVNKIVKNEAGAKWLKDPEKIYKIINKVQSVLDIPLTVKMRTGWSDSSLAVENALAAEAAGVSALAMHGRTREQMYTGHADLETLHDVAQALTKIPFIANGDIRSVHDAKQRIEEVGADAVMVGRAAMGNPYLFNQINHYFETGEILPDLSFEDKMKIAHDHLSRLVNLKGEYVAIREFRGLAPHYLRGTAGAAKLRGAISQAESLAEIEELLQIQK from the coding sequence GTGACAAATCTTAATACCCCTTTTATGATTGGGAATGTTGAAATTCCCAACCGCACAGTTCTGGCGCCTATGGCCGGCGTAACCAACTCTGCTTTCCGAACCATTGCCAAAGAGCTGGGAGCAGGCCTGGTCGTGATGGAAATGGTCTCTGACAAGGGCATCCAGTATAACAACGAAAAAACCCTCCACATGCTTCATATCGATGAGGGAGAAAACCCAGTTTCTATCCAACTGTTCGGTAGCGATGAGGACAGCTTAGCCCGCGCAGCAGAATTTATCCAAGAAAATACCAAGACGGATATCGTCGATATCAATATGGGCTGCCCAGTCAATAAAATCGTTAAAAACGAAGCTGGAGCTAAATGGCTCAAGGACCCTGAGAAAATCTATAAAATTATTAACAAGGTCCAGTCCGTTCTGGATATTCCTCTGACAGTCAAGATGCGAACTGGCTGGTCTGACAGCTCACTAGCTGTAGAAAATGCTCTAGCAGCCGAAGCTGCTGGGGTCTCAGCCCTGGCTATGCACGGTCGCACCCGTGAGCAAATGTATACTGGTCATGCTGACCTTGAGACCTTGCACGATGTAGCCCAAGCTCTGACCAAGATTCCTTTCATCGCTAACGGTGATATCCGGAGTGTGCATGATGCTAAACAGCGTATCGAGGAAGTCGGTGCCGATGCCGTTATGGTAGGTCGAGCGGCTATGGGAAATCCCTACCTCTTTAACCAAATCAACCACTACTTTGAAACCGGCGAAATCCTTCCAGACCTCAGCTTTGAGGACAAGATGAAAATCGCCCATGACCACCTCTCCCGCTTGGTAAACCTCAAAGGAGAATATGTGGCCATCCGCGAATTCCGTGGTCTAGCTCCGCATTATTTGCGTGGTACTGCCGGAGCAGCCAAGCTCCGCGGTGCTATTTCACAAGCTGAAAGCCTGGCTGAAATTGAAGAACTCTTACAAATTCAAAAATAA
- the hslO gene encoding Hsp33 family molecular chaperone HslO: protein MDKIIKTISENGSFRAYVLDSTETVRTAQEKHQTQASSTVALGRTLIASQILAANEKGQTKITVKVLGTSSLGAIITVADTEGNVKGYVQNPGVDIKKTATGEVLVGPFVGQGEFLVITDYGTGNPYNSMTPLISGEIGEDLAFYLTESQQTPSAVGLNVLLDENDKVKVAGGFLVQVLPGAKEAEIARFEKRIQEMPAISKLLESDDHIEALLAAIYGDDPYKRLSEEEICFQCDCSKERFMNALATLPKADLEEMRDQDQGAEIVCQFCQTAYHFDQNDLEELIRDKS from the coding sequence ATGGACAAAATTATCAAAACTATCTCAGAAAATGGTTCTTTCCGTGCTTATGTGCTGGATAGCACAGAGACGGTTCGGACCGCTCAAGAAAAACATCAAACTCAAGCAAGCTCTACCGTTGCACTTGGCCGCACACTGATTGCCAGTCAAATTTTAGCTGCAAATGAAAAAGGCCAGACCAAGATTACCGTCAAGGTCCTCGGGACCAGCTCACTAGGCGCAATTATCACAGTGGCAGATACCGAGGGCAATGTCAAAGGCTATGTACAAAATCCCGGTGTAGATATCAAAAAGACTGCCACCGGTGAGGTTCTAGTTGGTCCTTTTGTTGGCCAAGGAGAATTCCTCGTCATCACGGACTACGGTACTGGCAATCCTTACAACTCCATGACTCCTCTCATCTCTGGAGAAATCGGCGAAGACCTAGCTTTCTACCTGACCGAAAGCCAGCAAACACCTTCCGCAGTTGGCCTCAACGTCCTCTTGGATGAGAATGATAAAGTCAAGGTTGCTGGCGGTTTCTTGGTACAAGTTCTGCCTGGTGCCAAAGAAGCTGAAATTGCCCGCTTTGAAAAGCGAATCCAAGAAATGCCTGCTATCTCAAAACTGCTGGAATCCGATGACCATATCGAAGCTCTGCTGGCTGCCATCTATGGTGATGACCCATACAAACGCCTGTCTGAAGAGGAAATCTGCTTCCAGTGCGACTGTAGCAAAGAGCGCTTCATGAATGCCTTGGCTACCCTGCCAAAGGCTGACTTAGAAGAGATGCGTGACCAAGACCAAGGAGCTGAAATCGTCTGCCAATTCTGCCAGACAGCCTATCACTTTGACCAAAATGACCTGGAGGAACTGATTCGTGACAAATCTTAA
- a CDS encoding ADP-ribosylglycohydrolase family protein, whose amino-acid sequence MNQSLKAAVYGLAVADALGVPYEFLPRSSFEAVEMVGYGSHQQPAGTWSDDTSLVLATCDSIREKGKIDPADMQQRFKNWLFEGAYTPNGLTFDVGNATREALTRGHGLSDEYSNGNGSLMRILPLAFTEASPSDVEAVSSITHAHATSVEACLLYVDIGRRLLKGQQLPKILSGLETSTTYARLQILAELTADDIRSTGYVVDTLEAALWCLLTSTSYLETVLKAVNLGDDTDTVAAVAGGLAGVIYGLEGIPDNWLTQLRHKELLESCLF is encoded by the coding sequence ATGAACCAATCTTTGAAAGCGGCAGTCTATGGTCTGGCAGTGGCTGATGCATTAGGAGTTCCGTATGAATTCTTGCCCCGTAGCAGTTTTGAAGCAGTTGAGATGGTGGGCTATGGCAGCCATCAGCAACCTGCTGGCACTTGGTCAGATGATACCAGCCTTGTTTTGGCGACCTGTGATTCTATCAGGGAAAAAGGTAAGATCGACCCTGCCGATATGCAGCAGCGGTTTAAAAATTGGCTCTTCGAGGGAGCCTACACGCCAAATGGTCTGACCTTTGATGTAGGAAATGCGACTCGCGAAGCCTTGACAAGAGGACACGGTCTGTCTGATGAATATTCCAACGGAAATGGTTCTTTGATGCGGATTCTGCCCCTTGCCTTTACGGAAGCCAGTCCGTCTGACGTTGAGGCTGTTTCCAGTATTACACATGCCCATGCGACTTCCGTGGAGGCCTGCCTGCTTTATGTGGATATTGGTCGTAGGCTCTTAAAAGGCCAGCAACTACCGAAAATACTATCAGGCTTAGAGACTAGTACGACCTATGCTCGTTTGCAAATTTTAGCAGAGCTGACCGCAGATGACATTCGCTCTACTGGCTATGTGGTGGATACCTTGGAAGCAGCGCTGTGGTGTCTGCTGACTAGCACTTCTTATCTGGAAACTGTCCTGAAAGCTGTTAATTTGGGCGATGACACTGATACAGTAGCAGCAGTTGCTGGCGGCTTGGCTGGTGTCATCTATGGTTTGGAAGGGATTCCTGATAACTGGCTAACCCAGCTGCGCCATAAAGAACTGTTGGAAAGTTGCTTGTTTTAA
- a CDS encoding toxic anion resistance protein — translation MSQEFNFDIDKIANNAISKSDKTTEIIEANTTQENGQLTFLEKLTPEQQSAITAKAPQLVDNFVSDQNALLDFGQSAVEEVNGTVNRILAEQKKLQIPQVDELLKNTNKELNGFVAKYKDAQVAELDKKPNFLEKLFKQSKNTLQEFYFDSQNIEQKMDGMAATVVKQEDVLARNIVSAEMLIEDNTKSIENLVGVISFIEAAQQESGNRALKLQAEVAQLDMTTVDYQVKSQELARMTEVVNTLEQQHTEYVSRLYVAWATTPQMRNLVKVSSDMRQKLGMLRRNTIPTMKLSIAQLGILQQSMKSGQVADAISNANNAALQMLAETSKEVIPQLERISQSPTIAVESVTKLAESLVAQNQGIIEAIDKGREKRALLEATVIQSAETINNSVKLRDQKIIQALLDQGKEAQKELTTE, via the coding sequence ATGAGCCAAGAATTTAATTTTGATATTGATAAAATTGCCAATAATGCTATCAGCAAAAGCGACAAAACAACAGAAATCATCGAAGCCAACACGACTCAAGAAAATGGTCAGCTAACTTTTCTGGAAAAGCTGACTCCTGAGCAACAGAGTGCGATTACGGCTAAAGCTCCGCAGCTGGTGGATAACTTCGTATCAGACCAAAATGCCTTGCTGGACTTTGGCCAATCTGCTGTAGAAGAGGTCAACGGTACTGTCAATCGTATCTTAGCCGAGCAGAAAAAATTACAAATTCCCCAGGTAGATGAGCTTTTAAAAAATACCAACAAAGAACTCAATGGCTTTGTCGCAAAATACAAGGATGCTCAAGTAGCAGAATTGGACAAGAAGCCTAATTTCTTGGAAAAACTCTTCAAACAGAGCAAAAACACTCTTCAAGAATTCTATTTTGACTCACAAAATATTGAACAGAAAATGGACGGAATGGCTGCAACCGTCGTCAAGCAAGAAGACGTTCTGGCTCGCAATATTGTTTCTGCTGAAATGCTGATCGAGGATAATACCAAATCGATTGAAAACCTAGTCGGAGTTATTTCCTTTATCGAAGCTGCTCAGCAAGAATCTGGCAATCGAGCGCTCAAGCTGCAGGCTGAAGTCGCTCAGCTAGATATGACAACTGTTGACTATCAAGTCAAATCGCAAGAATTAGCCCGAATGACAGAGGTGGTCAATACCTTAGAGCAACAACATACTGAATATGTCAGCCGTCTCTATGTAGCTTGGGCGACGACTCCTCAAATGCGTAATCTGGTCAAGGTTTCCTCTGATATGCGCCAAAAACTTGGAATGCTCCGTCGCAATACCATTCCAACTATGAAACTGTCTATCGCCCAGTTAGGCATTCTCCAGCAATCGATGAAGTCTGGTCAGGTAGCTGACGCTATCTCTAATGCGAATAACGCTGCTCTGCAAATGCTCGCTGAAACGAGCAAGGAAGTCATTCCTCAGCTGGAGCGGATTTCCCAAAGTCCTACTATCGCTGTTGAGTCTGTCACTAAGCTGGCAGAAAGCCTCGTCGCACAAAATCAAGGCATTATCGAAGCCATTGATAAAGGACGAGAAAAACGCGCTCTGCTGGAAGCTACTGTTATCCAGTCTGCAGAGACCATCAACAACTCTGTCAAACTGCGTGATCAAAAGATTATCCAAGCCCTACTGGACCAAGGCAAGGAAGCCCAGAAAGAATTAACTACAGAATAA
- the gshAB gene encoding bifunctional glutamate--cysteine ligase GshA/glutathione synthetase GshB, with protein sequence MTINQLLQKLDTSSPILQATFGLERENLRVTADGHLAQTAHPSQLGSRNFHPTIQTDFSEQQLELITPIAHSTKEARRLLGAISDVAGRSIDQSERLWPLSMPPQLTEEEIAIAHLENDYERHYREGLAKKYGKKLQAISGIHYNMELGKDLITALFQASSHHSLKDFKNDLYLKLARNFLRFRWILTYLYGAAPLAEAGFYSQDISQPIRSFRNSDYGYVNDEHIQVSYASLEQYVTDIENYVQSGELSAEKEFYSAVRFRGQKHNRAYLEQGITYLEFRCFDLNPFDHLGISQETLDTVHLFLLSLLWLDDVENVDTALKAAHDLNQKIACSHPLTALPDEADSSALIQAMEELIQHFELPTYYQTLLQQLKEALLNPQLTLSGQLLHHIQQDSLMAFGLEKAEEYHRYAWTAPYALKGYENMELSTQMLLFDAIQRGLNFEILDENDQFLKLWHGHHVEYVKNGNMTSKDNYVIPLAMANKTVTKKILAEADFPVPDGAEFSSLEEGLAYYPLIKNRQIVVKPKSTNFGLGISIFQEPASLEAYRKALEIAFSEDAAVLVEEFIAGTEYRFFVLDGQCEAVLLRVAANVVGDGQHTVRELVAIKNDNPMRGRDHRSPLEIIELGDIELLMLDQQGYGPDDILPAGVKVDLRRNSNISTGGDSIDVTDSMHSSYKELAADMAKAMGAWACGVDLIIPDCSAISTKENPNCTCIELNFNPSMYMHTYCAEGPGQSITPKILAKLFPEMD encoded by the coding sequence ATGACGATTAATCAATTACTGCAGAAACTGGATACATCAAGCCCTATTCTCCAAGCGACCTTTGGTCTAGAGAGGGAAAATCTGCGAGTGACAGCTGACGGGCACCTAGCTCAAACTGCCCATCCGAGTCAGCTTGGTTCCCGCAATTTCCACCCGACCATCCAAACAGACTTCAGTGAGCAACAACTGGAACTAATTACACCTATTGCTCACTCGACTAAAGAAGCACGGCGCTTACTGGGAGCTATCAGCGATGTGGCTGGCCGCTCGATTGACCAGAGTGAACGCCTCTGGCCCCTGTCCATGCCACCGCAGCTGACAGAAGAAGAGATTGCCATCGCCCATCTGGAAAACGACTACGAACGCCACTACCGAGAGGGTTTAGCGAAAAAATATGGTAAAAAACTACAGGCTATCTCTGGCATCCACTACAATATGGAACTAGGGAAAGATCTGATCACTGCTCTCTTTCAAGCCAGCTCCCACCATTCACTCAAGGACTTTAAAAATGACCTCTATCTCAAGCTGGCTCGAAACTTTCTGCGCTTTCGCTGGATTTTAACCTATCTCTATGGTGCTGCCCCTTTGGCAGAAGCTGGTTTCTACAGTCAGGACATTTCCCAGCCTATCCGCTCTTTTCGCAACAGCGACTATGGCTATGTCAATGACGAGCATATTCAGGTATCCTACGCTTCTTTGGAACAATATGTAACCGACATTGAAAACTACGTTCAGTCTGGCGAGCTCAGCGCCGAAAAAGAATTTTACTCAGCCGTTCGCTTCCGTGGACAGAAGCACAATCGTGCCTATCTGGAGCAAGGCATCACTTATCTGGAATTCCGCTGCTTTGATCTCAATCCTTTTGACCATTTAGGCATTAGCCAAGAGACCTTAGATACCGTCCATCTCTTTTTACTGAGCCTGCTATGGTTAGATGATGTAGAAAATGTAGATACGGCATTAAAAGCCGCCCACGACTTGAACCAAAAAATTGCTTGTAGCCACCCACTGACTGCCCTGCCAGATGAGGCAGACAGCTCAGCCCTGATCCAAGCCATGGAAGAGCTCATTCAACATTTTGAACTGCCAACTTACTACCAAACCTTGCTTCAGCAACTTAAAGAAGCACTTCTGAATCCTCAGCTAACCCTATCTGGTCAGCTCCTGCATCATATCCAGCAAGATTCTTTAATGGCCTTTGGACTAGAAAAAGCAGAGGAGTATCACCGCTATGCTTGGACTGCTCCTTATGCCCTCAAAGGCTACGAAAATATGGAACTATCCACTCAAATGCTACTCTTTGATGCCATACAAAGAGGTCTAAACTTTGAAATTTTAGATGAAAATGACCAATTTCTCAAGCTTTGGCATGGTCACCATGTAGAGTATGTCAAGAACGGCAATATGACCTCCAAGGATAACTATGTCATCCCTCTGGCCATGGCCAATAAAACAGTCACCAAAAAGATTTTGGCAGAAGCTGACTTTCCCGTTCCAGATGGAGCAGAATTTTCTTCTCTTGAAGAGGGACTGGCCTATTACCCTTTGATTAAGAACCGACAAATTGTCGTCAAACCTAAGTCAACCAACTTCGGACTGGGCATCTCTATCTTCCAAGAACCAGCTAGTCTGGAAGCTTATCGCAAGGCTTTGGAGATTGCTTTTTCAGAGGACGCTGCTGTCTTAGTGGAAGAATTCATCGCTGGAACGGAGTACCGCTTCTTTGTCTTAGACGGTCAGTGTGAGGCAGTCCTCTTGCGAGTAGCAGCCAATGTCGTCGGAGACGGTCAGCATACTGTGAGAGAATTGGTTGCCATCAAAAATGACAATCCTATGCGCGGGCGAGACCATCGTTCACCACTCGAAATCATTGAACTGGGGGACATTGAACTGCTCATGCTGGACCAGCAAGGCTATGGACCCGACGATATCCTGCCTGCTGGAGTTAAGGTTGACTTGCGGCGCAATTCCAACATTTCTACTGGCGGAGACTCGATTGATGTCACAGACAGCATGCACTCATCTTATAAGGAACTCGCTGCGGACATGGCAAAGGCTATGGGAGCTTGGGCTTGTGGCGTTGACCTAATCATCCCTGACTGTTCTGCTATTTCCACAAAGGAAAATCCCAACTGTACCTGCATCGAGCTAAACTTCAATCCCTCTATGTATATGCACACCTATTGTGCTGAGGGACCGGGACAAAGCATCACCCCTAAAATATTAGCCAAACTTTTCCCAGAAATGGACTGA